In the genome of Bradyrhizobium arachidis, one region contains:
- a CDS encoding Bug family tripartite tricarboxylate transporter substrate binding protein, which yields MPSFSRRQIVHALPGAAALAAIPRSGRTADYPSRPIRLVIPYGAGGSGDQIGRPWAERMSSLLGPVFIENITGAGGAIGTTAVAREKPDGYSLLLGNDSTQAAIPLLAQNPSYAMDDFRAIYRLITSALVFAVHPSLPVKDLRELVAYAKANPGKLSYGTPGIGSGNHLVGEAFKLQTGALDIVHVPYRGIAQASNDLLAGQIPLIIAVMSVQLQQWSEAGKIRMLAVATEKRLSVAPDIPTAIESGMPGLRYDGWFGLFAPRQTDDAIIDRIAQATRLAMADKAMQANYRAEGMEPDSDSNPATFQRLVEATSASLASMIKSIGLERF from the coding sequence ATGCCTTCCTTCTCGCGGCGACAGATCGTCCATGCATTGCCGGGCGCGGCGGCGCTTGCCGCAATCCCGCGCAGTGGACGAACCGCCGACTATCCGTCGCGTCCCATTCGCCTGGTGATTCCCTATGGGGCAGGCGGATCGGGCGACCAGATCGGGCGTCCCTGGGCGGAGAGGATGTCCTCGCTGCTCGGACCCGTCTTCATCGAAAACATCACGGGTGCAGGCGGCGCGATCGGGACAACCGCGGTCGCGCGCGAGAAGCCCGACGGCTACTCGCTGCTGCTCGGAAACGACAGCACGCAGGCGGCCATTCCGCTGCTCGCGCAAAACCCGTCCTATGCAATGGACGATTTCCGCGCCATCTACCGCCTCATCACCAGCGCGCTGGTTTTCGCCGTCCATCCGTCGCTGCCCGTCAAAGACCTGCGCGAACTGGTAGCCTACGCAAAAGCCAATCCGGGAAAGCTGTCCTACGGGACGCCCGGCATCGGTAGTGGAAATCACCTCGTCGGCGAGGCCTTCAAGCTGCAGACGGGTGCGCTGGACATTGTTCATGTCCCGTATCGGGGCATCGCGCAGGCCAGCAACGACCTCCTCGCCGGTCAGATCCCCCTCATCATTGCCGTGATGTCGGTGCAACTGCAGCAGTGGAGCGAGGCCGGCAAGATCCGGATGCTTGCGGTCGCCACCGAAAAACGGCTGAGCGTTGCGCCGGACATTCCGACCGCCATCGAATCCGGCATGCCGGGCCTGCGCTATGATGGCTGGTTCGGCCTGTTCGCGCCCCGGCAGACCGACGATGCGATCATCGACCGGATCGCGCAGGCGACGCGCCTTGCCATGGCCGACAAGGCGATGCAGGCCAATTACCGCGCCGAGGGCATGGAGCCGGACAGCGACTCCAACCCGGCCACATTCCAGCGCCTCGTCGAGGCGACCTCGGCGAGCCTCGCGTCCATGATCAAATCGATCGGACTGGAGAGGTTTTGA
- a CDS encoding efflux RND transporter periplasmic adaptor subunit translates to MKVAAAIVAVVATGVVAASRFPGTSSKAQSYITAPVTISDLREEVLASGTLKPARLTAVGAQVSGRITALNVRVGDTVKAGDVIAQIDPVTKQNDLRSSEASLKNYRAQKEEKEAALVLAEANLVRQQATLAQRATSRSDFDSADSTVRQTRAQIAALEALIVGAEASVQTARVNLEYTRITAPIDGTVLATVVQEGQTVNAVQSAPTIVVLGQLETMTVRAEISEADIVKVRPGQSLYFTILGDQDHRYEARLEQIEPAPESIKNDASFSSTTTSSSSSSSSSSSTSTAIYYIGVFNVPNKDYALRTYMTAEVHIVTGEAKRVKVIPALAVMRKSDGRSTVRTLAASGDVSEREVKTGLNDRTTVEIRSGLDEGERVVTGEANEQTASHGMPGGPPGGGGP, encoded by the coding sequence ATGAAGGTCGCCGCCGCAATCGTCGCCGTCGTTGCGACCGGCGTCGTCGCGGCCTCGCGTTTCCCGGGAACGTCGAGCAAGGCGCAATCCTACATCACGGCACCCGTCACGATCAGCGATCTGCGCGAGGAGGTACTCGCCAGCGGCACCCTGAAACCGGCGCGGCTGACCGCCGTCGGCGCCCAGGTGTCCGGCCGCATCACCGCGCTCAACGTCCGCGTCGGCGACACCGTCAAGGCCGGCGACGTCATCGCCCAGATCGATCCCGTCACCAAGCAGAACGATCTGCGCAGCTCGGAAGCCTCGCTGAAGAACTATCGCGCGCAGAAGGAGGAGAAGGAGGCCGCCTTGGTGCTGGCCGAGGCGAACCTCGTGCGCCAGCAGGCGACATTGGCGCAGCGCGCGACCTCGCGCAGCGATTTCGACAGCGCGGATTCGACCGTGCGCCAGACCCGCGCCCAGATCGCAGCCCTCGAGGCGCTGATCGTCGGCGCCGAGGCCAGCGTCCAGACCGCGCGGGTGAATCTCGAATACACCCGCATCACCGCGCCGATCGACGGCACGGTGCTCGCCACCGTGGTGCAGGAGGGACAGACGGTCAACGCGGTGCAGTCCGCGCCGACCATCGTCGTGCTGGGCCAACTGGAGACGATGACGGTGCGGGCGGAGATCTCCGAGGCCGATATCGTCAAGGTCCGGCCGGGACAATCGCTCTATTTCACGATCCTCGGCGACCAGGACCATCGCTACGAGGCCCGCCTGGAACAGATCGAGCCGGCGCCGGAATCGATCAAGAACGACGCCAGCTTCTCCTCGACCACCACGTCGAGTTCGAGCTCGTCCAGTTCATCGAGCTCGACCAGCACGGCGATCTACTACATCGGCGTCTTCAACGTGCCGAACAAGGATTATGCACTGCGGACCTACATGACCGCCGAGGTGCACATCGTCACCGGCGAGGCCAAGCGGGTGAAGGTCATCCCCGCGCTGGCGGTGATGCGTAAATCCGACGGCCGCAGCACGGTGCGGACGCTTGCCGCATCCGGTGACGTAAGCGAGCGCGAGGTCAAGACCGGCCTCAACGATCGCACCACCGTCGAGATCCGATCCGGCCTCGACGAGGGCGAACGGGTCGTCACCGGGGAAGCCAACGAGCAGACCGCATCGCACGGCATGCCCGGCGGCCCGCCCGGAGGTGGAGGTCCGTGA
- a CDS encoding MacB family efflux pump subunit: protein MTDPIIDLKDIRREFAAGDTIVVALDDFSLSIQPGEMVAIIGQSGSGKSTLLNILGCLDRPTSGTYRVAGKNVSELDADQLAALRREHFGFIFQRYNLLGDLSAADNVEIPAVYAGMTARERRTRADRLLARLGVGERSGHRPNQLSGGQQQRVSIARALINGAEVILADEPTGALDRRSGEEVLKILKELHREGRTIIIVTHDAGVAARAERIVELRDGKIVSDRRTESEAMAEPPAPASRTSGNGGARWSGGLRRLREASRMALVAMAAHRLRAFLTMLGIIIGIAAVSSVVALGNASQRKVLSDIASLGTNTIEVFPGKDFGDARAGKIKTLVLDDARALDRQSFIAGVTPTVSTSTTVRYRGNESNVLVNGVGESYFQVKGAKLAKGRLFDADAVRNIERQAVIDDNTRKTFFADDQTSGIGRVIWLGKVPCRIVGVIAQQQGGFGSNQNLSVYLPYTTVQAQFTGDRALRSVLLRISDEISTTLAQDAVTTLLRQRHNTKDFVILNTDDIRRTITSTTQTLAFLVAAIAVISLVVGGIGVMNIMLVSVSERISEIGVRMAVGARRSDILQQFLVEATLISSIGGIAGILIAILLGVAINAAVPGFQVSYSMFSVGAAFLTSTGIGIAFGFFPARRAAFLDPVVALSRD from the coding sequence ATGACCGACCCGATCATCGATCTCAAGGACATCCGCCGCGAGTTCGCGGCCGGCGACACCATTGTGGTGGCGCTCGATGATTTCTCGCTGAGCATCCAGCCCGGCGAGATGGTCGCGATCATCGGTCAGTCCGGGTCGGGTAAGTCGACGCTGCTCAACATCCTGGGCTGTCTCGACCGTCCAACGTCAGGCACCTATCGGGTCGCGGGCAAGAACGTCTCTGAGCTGGATGCGGATCAGTTGGCGGCGCTGCGGCGCGAGCATTTCGGCTTCATCTTCCAGCGCTACAATCTGCTCGGTGATCTCTCCGCGGCCGACAACGTCGAGATTCCCGCCGTCTATGCCGGCATGACGGCGCGGGAGCGGCGCACGCGCGCGGACCGGCTGCTGGCGCGGCTCGGCGTCGGCGAACGCAGCGGCCATCGCCCGAACCAGCTCTCCGGCGGCCAGCAGCAGCGCGTCTCGATCGCGCGAGCGCTGATCAACGGCGCCGAGGTGATCCTGGCGGACGAGCCGACCGGCGCACTCGACCGGCGCAGCGGCGAGGAGGTCCTGAAGATCCTGAAAGAGCTGCACCGCGAGGGGCGGACCATCATCATCGTCACCCACGATGCCGGTGTCGCCGCGCGGGCCGAGCGCATCGTCGAGCTGCGCGACGGCAAGATCGTCTCCGATCGCCGCACGGAGAGCGAGGCCATGGCGGAGCCGCCTGCCCCGGCGTCCCGGACCTCAGGGAACGGCGGCGCTCGTTGGTCCGGCGGATTGCGGCGCCTGCGGGAGGCCTCGCGCATGGCGCTGGTCGCGATGGCCGCGCACCGGCTGCGCGCGTTCCTGACCATGCTCGGCATCATCATCGGCATCGCCGCGGTCTCGTCCGTGGTTGCCCTCGGCAATGCGTCCCAACGCAAGGTGCTGTCGGACATCGCAAGCCTCGGCACCAACACGATCGAGGTATTTCCCGGCAAGGATTTTGGCGATGCGCGCGCCGGCAAGATCAAGACGCTGGTGCTCGACGATGCCCGCGCGCTCGACCGGCAGAGTTTTATCGCCGGCGTCACGCCGACGGTCTCGACGAGCACAACCGTCCGCTATCGCGGCAACGAATCCAACGTGCTGGTGAACGGCGTCGGCGAAAGCTATTTCCAGGTCAAGGGCGCCAAGCTGGCAAAAGGCCGCCTGTTCGACGCCGATGCGGTCCGCAACATCGAGCGGCAGGCCGTCATCGACGACAACACCCGCAAGACCTTCTTCGCCGACGACCAGACCTCGGGCATCGGCCGCGTGATCTGGCTCGGCAAGGTGCCGTGCCGCATCGTCGGCGTCATCGCCCAGCAGCAGGGCGGGTTCGGCTCGAACCAGAACCTGTCTGTGTATCTGCCCTACACCACCGTGCAGGCGCAATTCACCGGCGACCGCGCGCTGCGCAGCGTGCTGCTGCGGATCAGCGACGAGATCTCGACCACATTGGCTCAGGATGCGGTCACCACGCTTCTGAGGCAGCGGCACAACACCAAGGATTTCGTCATCCTCAATACCGACGACATCCGCCGCACCATCACCAGCACGACGCAGACCCTCGCCTTCCTGGTCGCCGCGATCGCGGTAATCTCGCTGGTCGTCGGCGGCATCGGCGTGATGAACATCATGCTGGTGTCGGTGTCCGAACGCATCAGCGAGATCGGCGTGCGCATGGCGGTCGGCGCGCGGCGCAGCGACATCCTCCAGCAGTTCTTGGTCGAGGCGACGCTGATCTCCTCGATCGGCGGCATCGCCGGCATTCTGATCGCGATCCTGCTCGGCGTCGCCATCAACGCCGCGGTGCCTGGATTCCAAGTCAGCTATTCGATGTTCTCGGTCGGCGCGGCGTTCCTGACCTCGACCGGGATCGGGATCGCCTTCGGCTTCTTCCCCGCCCGCCGTGCCGCCTTCCTCGACCCCGTGGTGGCGCTCAGCCGTGACTAA
- a CDS encoding MFS transporter codes for MHSADRPATRLATRLAFLVAGFGIACWAPLVPFAKARLAVDDGVLGLLLLSLGIGSVLAMLLTGVMSARYGSRPIIIAGGLGLALMLPLLAVASAPATLALALFAFGAALGSIDVAMNIHAVEVERDAGRPLMSGFHALFSIGGFAGSALMTALLSLQLSALACTLVCSALMLIAMLVAWPRLLRSVQVQEGPLFVLPHGSVLLLALLGAITFLVEGAMLDWGALLVIGAGLVSETQGGIGYIVFSIAMTMGRLGGDVVVARVGDRATLLWGSLIAIAGFVVLLTAPVAAVAIAGFLLIGLGASNLVPVLFRRAARQTVMPTGLAVAAITTAGYAGILIGPAGVGFVARIGGLPLAFWLLAALMGLVTLSARIVTRPAA; via the coding sequence ATGCATTCTGCCGATCGGCCGGCGACCCGTCTTGCGACGCGGCTCGCCTTTCTCGTCGCTGGCTTCGGCATCGCCTGCTGGGCCCCGCTGGTGCCGTTCGCGAAGGCGCGGCTCGCCGTCGACGACGGCGTGCTCGGTCTGCTGCTGCTCAGTCTCGGCATCGGCTCGGTGCTCGCGATGCTGCTGACCGGCGTCATGAGCGCGCGCTACGGCAGCCGGCCGATCATCATCGCGGGAGGCCTCGGCCTTGCGCTGATGCTGCCGCTGCTGGCGGTCGCGAGCGCGCCGGCAACGCTGGCGCTGGCGCTGTTCGCCTTCGGCGCCGCGCTCGGCTCGATCGACGTCGCCATGAACATCCACGCGGTGGAGGTGGAGCGCGACGCGGGCCGGCCGCTGATGTCCGGCTTCCACGCGCTGTTCAGCATCGGCGGCTTTGCCGGATCGGCATTGATGACCGCGCTGCTCTCGCTGCAACTCTCCGCGCTTGCATGTACACTGGTCTGCTCCGCCCTGATGCTGATCGCGATGCTCGTCGCCTGGCCGCGTTTGCTTCGCTCCGTGCAGGTGCAGGAGGGACCGCTGTTCGTGCTGCCGCACGGCTCGGTGCTGCTGCTGGCGCTGCTCGGCGCCATCACCTTCCTGGTTGAAGGTGCAATGCTCGACTGGGGCGCACTGCTCGTGATCGGCGCGGGCCTCGTCTCCGAAACGCAAGGCGGGATCGGCTATATCGTGTTCTCGATCGCGATGACGATGGGGCGACTCGGCGGCGATGTCGTCGTCGCGCGCGTTGGAGACCGCGCGACATTGCTCTGGGGCAGCCTCATTGCGATCGCGGGGTTCGTCGTCCTGCTCACGGCGCCGGTGGCTGCGGTCGCGATCGCCGGCTTCTTGCTGATCGGCCTCGGCGCTTCGAACCTCGTGCCGGTGCTGTTCCGCCGGGCGGCGCGGCAGACGGTGATGCCGACGGGGCTTGCGGTGGCCGCGATCACCACCGCGGGCTATGCCGGCATCCTCATCGGCCCGGCAGGCGTCGGCTTCGTCGCGCGTATCGGGGGATTGCCGCTGGCGTTCTGGCTCTTGGCCGCGCTGATGGGTCTCGTCACGCTGTCGGCGCGCATCGTCACGCGGCCTGCGGCGTGA
- a CDS encoding efflux transporter outer membrane subunit translates to MLGSSLTGCAVGPDYAGPPRLNLPSHWSTKAASRRDAGTLDRWWLRLRDPLLNRLIEEAVEANPSVAKAKAVVREARATVQQTGAGLFPSVSGTASGTNNKTSSGSASAIADSAPYTLHQGSFDSSWELDLFGGTQRSIEAAVRGEQSAEEDLRDSLVTLIGDVAAYYVEARGYQARIALAERTSVSQRDTEKLTRSKYDAGSGNAVDLAKATAQAASTEANVPTYQAALAADIHRLGILLGRPPNGVAALLAKSAPVPAPRMPLPTGLPADLLMSRPDIASAERKLAQVTAKIGAAEADRYPAVSLTGSVGTSAMRVGDLAKYSSVSWSVGPSVTVPVFDAGKRLATVRIAEAQRDQAFATFHSTLLTALEDVENALVSLAQERVRASKLTEAATNYREAAKLSRSLFETGSASFIDVLDAERSLYSAEDSLIQSKVAAAKDYISLAKALGGGWTDPVDVSRPIIVDTNTGPHLREVQK, encoded by the coding sequence ATGCTGGGTAGCTCATTGACCGGCTGCGCGGTGGGCCCGGACTATGCCGGTCCGCCAAGGCTGAACCTGCCTTCGCACTGGAGCACCAAGGCCGCTTCGCGGCGAGATGCCGGCACGCTTGATCGCTGGTGGCTGCGCCTGCGCGATCCCCTGCTCAACCGGCTGATCGAAGAGGCCGTCGAAGCCAATCCCAGCGTCGCCAAGGCGAAAGCGGTCGTGCGCGAAGCGCGCGCAACCGTGCAGCAGACCGGCGCCGGCCTGTTTCCGTCCGTGAGCGGCACGGCCTCGGGGACGAACAACAAGACCAGCTCCGGCTCCGCCTCGGCCATCGCGGACAGCGCGCCCTACACGCTGCACCAGGGGAGCTTCGATTCGAGCTGGGAGCTCGACCTGTTCGGCGGCACGCAGCGGAGCATCGAGGCGGCGGTGCGCGGCGAACAATCCGCCGAGGAGGATTTGCGCGACAGCCTCGTCACCCTGATCGGCGACGTCGCCGCCTACTATGTCGAGGCGCGCGGCTATCAGGCCCGGATCGCGCTGGCAGAGCGCACATCGGTCTCGCAGCGCGACACCGAGAAGCTGACCCGCAGCAAATACGACGCCGGCAGCGGCAACGCCGTCGATCTTGCCAAAGCGACGGCGCAGGCCGCCAGCACCGAAGCCAACGTCCCGACCTATCAGGCGGCGCTTGCCGCCGACATCCACCGGCTCGGCATCCTGCTCGGCCGCCCGCCCAACGGCGTCGCGGCGCTGCTGGCGAAGTCCGCGCCGGTGCCGGCGCCGCGCATGCCATTGCCAACGGGGCTGCCCGCCGATCTGCTGATGAGCCGCCCCGACATCGCCAGCGCCGAACGCAAGCTGGCGCAGGTGACCGCCAAGATCGGCGCGGCCGAGGCCGACCGCTACCCGGCGGTGTCGCTCACCGGCTCGGTCGGCACCTCGGCGATGCGCGTCGGCGATCTCGCAAAATATTCCAGCGTGAGCTGGTCGGTCGGCCCTTCCGTCACCGTGCCAGTGTTCGATGCGGGCAAGCGCCTCGCGACGGTCAGGATCGCGGAAGCGCAGCGCGACCAGGCCTTCGCCACGTTCCATTCGACCCTGCTCACCGCGCTCGAAGATGTCGAGAACGCGCTGGTCTCGCTGGCCCAGGAACGCGTCCGCGCCAGCAAGCTGACCGAAGCGGCGACGAACTACCGCGAGGCGGCAAAGCTGTCGCGCTCGCTGTTCGAGACCGGCAGCGCCAGCTTCATCGACGTGCTCGATGCCGAGCGATCGCTCTATTCGGCCGAGGATTCGCTGATCCAGAGCAAGGTCGCGGCGGCCAAGGACTACATCTCGCTCGCCAAGGCGCTCGGCGGCGGCTGGACCGATCCAGTCGACGTCTCGAGGCCGATCATCGTGGACACCAACACCGGACCGCATCTCCGGGAGGTGCAGAAGTGA
- a CDS encoding ATP-binding protein produces MRRVADVIALFSFRRISGQIAALVLFSLVLIHVLIGGYFLLNRPKLLADRPLEQFALIVRIIANTPQAERATVLESVSRTFPALRLRLLEGVSASTVPLPQRTLNVPSPLNGEVDLIRGSTSEDDRVWFHLSKDDVLEATIGSPKMPAFVSGLWTSTLLFLVASVTLLGVWAGRALSSPLSAFARAAEDFSLSRSSAPLPENGPEEIKSAARALNRMRERITALMNDRTRMLAAISHDLRTPITRLRLRSEYIEDPAQRTQTVRDLDQMQSMLESVLSLLRNESQVKPTLVDVAALLQMVCEQFSDCGHAVTYSGPARAAFVMRPDEIIRAVTNLVENATRFGTDVEVALVMAEDRLVIDVSDNGPGIPDDKKAAMLEPFVRGEEARTMDETSGFGLGLSIAQAIVTAHDGTLELLDNAPKGLRVRLQLARAGRDNSSTART; encoded by the coding sequence ATGAGGCGCGTTGCCGACGTCATCGCGCTGTTCAGCTTCAGGCGGATCAGCGGCCAGATCGCCGCGCTGGTCCTGTTCTCGCTGGTCCTGATCCATGTCCTGATCGGCGGATATTTCCTGCTCAACAGGCCGAAGCTTCTGGCGGACAGGCCGCTGGAGCAGTTCGCGCTGATCGTTCGGATCATCGCCAACACGCCACAGGCCGAGCGAGCGACCGTGCTGGAGAGCGTCAGCCGGACCTTTCCGGCGTTGAGGCTCCGCTTGCTAGAAGGCGTTTCCGCCTCCACCGTGCCATTGCCGCAGCGGACGCTGAACGTCCCCTCGCCGCTCAATGGCGAAGTCGACCTCATTCGCGGCAGCACGTCGGAAGACGATCGCGTCTGGTTTCACCTGTCGAAGGACGACGTGCTCGAGGCAACGATCGGCTCGCCGAAAATGCCGGCCTTCGTCAGCGGCCTGTGGACCTCCACGCTGCTGTTCCTGGTCGCGAGCGTCACGCTGCTCGGCGTCTGGGCCGGCCGCGCGCTCTCCTCGCCTTTGTCGGCGTTCGCCCGCGCGGCGGAGGATTTCAGCCTGAGCCGGTCGTCCGCGCCGCTCCCTGAAAACGGACCGGAGGAGATCAAGTCCGCAGCGCGCGCGCTCAACCGGATGCGCGAGCGCATTACGGCGCTGATGAACGACCGCACCCGCATGCTCGCGGCCATCAGCCACGATCTGCGCACGCCGATCACGCGGCTGCGGCTGCGCTCGGAATATATCGAGGATCCGGCCCAGCGCACGCAAACCGTGCGCGATCTCGACCAGATGCAGTCGATGCTGGAATCGGTGCTGTCGCTGCTGCGCAACGAGAGTCAGGTCAAGCCGACGCTGGTGGATGTTGCCGCGCTGCTGCAAATGGTCTGCGAGCAGTTCTCGGATTGCGGCCATGCGGTGACCTATTCGGGGCCCGCGAGGGCCGCGTTCGTCATGCGGCCCGACGAGATCATCCGCGCGGTGACCAATCTCGTCGAGAACGCGACGCGCTTCGGTACCGACGTCGAGGTCGCGCTGGTGATGGCCGAAGATCGGCTCGTCATCGACGTCTCCGACAATGGACCTGGCATTCCCGATGACAAGAAGGCGGCGATGCTGGAGCCGTTCGTGCGGGGCGAGGAAGCCCGTACCATGGACGAGACATCGGGATTTGGCCTTGGCCTCTCGATCGCGCAGGCGATCGTGACCGCGCATGACGGAACGCTCGAGCTGCTCGACAATGCGCCAAAGGGCTTGCGCGTCCGCCTGCAGCTCGCTCGCGCCGGCCGCGACAATTCGAGCACCGCTCGGACATAA
- a CDS encoding response regulator: MTNGTPNILIVEDDQPTRDLIARYLRDHSFAVSTVTNGKEMDRYLSQNRVDLIVLDLMLPGEDGLSLCRRLRMESMTPIVILTAKGEDLDRILGLEMGADDYLPKPFNPRELLARINAVLRRNASGLTAASTATRLKFQGWTIDLRLRELRDPEGAQVPLTSAEFDLLQAFCERAGRVLGRDNLLSMTRGRPGGSFGRSIDVLVSRLRRKLDRTEGTSMIRTIRTGGYIFTPVVEEA, translated from the coding sequence ATGACCAACGGCACGCCGAACATCCTGATCGTCGAGGACGATCAGCCGACCCGCGACCTCATCGCGCGCTATTTGCGCGACCATTCGTTTGCGGTCAGCACCGTCACGAACGGCAAGGAGATGGACCGTTACCTCTCGCAGAACCGGGTCGATCTGATCGTGCTCGACCTGATGCTGCCGGGCGAGGACGGGCTCAGCCTGTGCCGCCGGCTGCGCATGGAGTCCATGACGCCGATCGTCATCCTCACCGCCAAGGGCGAGGACCTCGACCGCATCCTCGGCCTCGAGATGGGCGCCGACGATTATCTGCCGAAGCCGTTCAACCCGCGCGAGCTGCTCGCCAGGATCAATGCGGTGCTGCGCCGGAACGCCAGCGGCCTCACTGCCGCCTCCACCGCGACGCGCCTGAAGTTCCAGGGCTGGACCATCGATCTGCGCCTCAGGGAATTGCGCGACCCCGAAGGCGCGCAGGTGCCGCTGACCAGCGCCGAGTTCGATCTGCTGCAAGCCTTCTGCGAACGTGCCGGCCGCGTGCTCGGCCGCGACAATCTGCTGAGCATGACGCGCGGCCGTCCCGGCGGCAGCTTCGGCCGCAGCATCGACGTGCTGGTCAGCCGGCTGCGCCGCAAGCTCGACCGGACGGAAGGCACGTCCATGATCAGGACCATCCGCACCGGCGGCTACATCTTCACGCCGGTCGTGGAGGAAGCATGA